The following coding sequences lie in one Hypanus sabinus isolate sHypSab1 chromosome 20, sHypSab1.hap1, whole genome shotgun sequence genomic window:
- the LOC132378420 gene encoding leucine-rich repeat-containing protein 14B-like, which yields MTLNLSESLGHPESPALHRKLQDQQKQGIMKTLRFICAQALVSNAQVAQRSIASVAQNLYPLLFKASYMLEQYTVIHNLVEKWPLSEFSIKKLLGRTPDCEDDLCNSTCQLCLQACLTGLKSYVLHSSVTYSKRLKKFDLTGLADVEFQACSCGKTLGRWGRTELMARTCFDLLVEIEAACLGPLVSDISIEVLISMFVTERNYETVVEALLLRKQCPLKVMCTELRVDSLTLKKFFYIINLVKPETLQKLELVHNIHMEMEHFEFLLSQVPFPQLRSLTLPTRTFDVRRMTPENESLLVRIGELLSGMKFLTELSLAFSVLTGRIRKILSPLKTPLRSLDVSSCCLNHVDMAYLANSLHAEYLEVLDMSGHSIADLFPSTFFKLLTRASGTLRSLTLEECNISDEHIHLLMLALDPCKRLTEFRFLGNPLTSRSLYRIFEVLMELPVLCKVEVPVPRDCYPASYTYPLSDENLVKYDREKFEEIHHELMAILLQANRSDIVVSTPIFGSFDPNVRETSNEIGVVMLQSFKDALSNILTSFNEMD from the exons ATGACACTGAATCTGAGTGAGTCCCTAGGTCACCCAGAAAGTCCCGCATTACACAGGAAGCTGCAAGACCAACAGAAGCAAGGAATAATGAAGACTTTGCGGTTCATCTGTGCCCAAGCACTGGTATCAAATGCCCAGGTTGCCCAGAGAAGTATTGCTTCTGTGGCACAAAATCTGTACCCTCTACTCTTCAAAGCAAGCTACATGCTGGAGCAGTACACAGTGATTCATAACTTAGTAGAAAAGTGGCCATTGTCAGAATTCAGCATCAAGAAGCTCCTGGGAAGAACACCGGACTGTGAGGACGATCTCTGCAACAGTACCTGCCAACTCTGCTTGCAAGCATGTTTGACGGGGCTGAAGAGTtatgttttacatagttcagtgacATATTCAAAGCGGCTGAAAAAGTTTGATCTAACAGGCCTTGCTGATGTGGAATTTCAGGCCTGCAGTTGTGGCAAAACTTTGGGGAGATGGGGAAGAACTGAGCTGATGGCAAGGACCTGTTTTGACTTGCTAGTGGAGATAGAGGCTGCTTGTCTTGGTCCTTTGGTGTCAGATATTTCAATTGAGGTATTAATAAGCATGTTTGTGACAGAGCGGAACTATGAAACAGTGGTCGAGGCCTTGTTATTGAGGAAGCAGTGTCCACTGAAGGTCATGTGCACTGAGCTCAGGGTGGACAGTTTGACTTTGAAAAAATTCTTTTACATCATCAACCTAGTTAAGCCTGAGACTCTGCAAAAGTTGGAATTAGTTCACAATATTCACATGGAAATGGAGCATTTTGAATTCCTCTTGAGCCAAGTTCCATTCCCACAGCTCCGATCACTGACACTCCCAACAAGAACCTTTGATGTACGTAGAATGACTCCTGAGAACGAATCTCTGCTGGTGAGAATTGGTGAGCTGCTCAGTGGAATGAAATTTCTTACAGAACTTAGCTTGGCCTTTTCAGTTCTGACCGGACGAATACGCAAAATACTCAG TCCTTTAAAAACTCCTCTGCGGTCCCTGGATGTGTCCAGTTGTTGTCTGAATCATGTAGACATGGCATATCTGGCCAACAGTCTTCATGCTGAATATCTGGAAGTGCTGGACATGAGTGGCCACAGCATTGCTGACCTCTTCCCTTCAACCTTCTTCAAGCTGCTGACCCGGGCATCTGGCACTCTGAGGAGCCTAACTCTGGAGGAGTGCAACATCAGTGATGAACACATCCATCTGTTGATGCTGGCCTTAGACCCCTGCAAAAGGTTAACAGAATTTAGGTTCCTGGGGAACCCGCTCACATCAAGGTCCCTCTATCGTATCTTTGAAGTGCTTATGGAGCTCCCTGTGCTTTGTAAAGTCGAGGTTCCCGTCCCTAGGGACTGCTATCCTGCATCCTATACTTATCCACTCTCAGATGAAAACCTGGTGAAATATGACAgggagaagtttgaggagatacaCCACGAATTGATGGCGATATTGCTGCAGGCCAATCGAAGTGATATTGTTGTGTCAACTCCGATCTTTGGCAGTTTTGATCCCAACGTTCGAGAAACCAGCAATGAGATCGGTGTTGTAATGCTTCAATCATTCAAAGATGCTCTCTCCAACATTTTAACATCTTTTAATGAAATGGATTAG